From a single Candidatus Methylomirabilota bacterium genomic region:
- the uppS gene encoding polyprenyl diphosphate synthase: protein MLDPLSLLYGLYERRLVREVQINPLPRHIGLILDGNRRYARELGFEDPLAGHRVGVDKLEEVMDWLEELQIKITTLFALSTENLTRSPAELNGIIGIIEDKMRSVAVDPKIHRKGVRVRAVGQMELLPASLQEAIALAEEATRHHDNFYLNIAVGYGGRQEITDAVGLLLRERARRGESLAKAAEEITPEEIGKYLYTYDMPDPDLIIRPSGEVRLSGFLLWQSAYSEFYFCDAYWPAFRKIDLLRAIRSYQQRKRRFGT from the coding sequence ATGCTCGATCCCCTGTCCCTGCTTTACGGACTCTACGAGCGGCGCCTCGTCCGCGAGGTCCAAATCAATCCCCTGCCCCGCCACATTGGCCTCATCCTGGACGGGAACCGACGGTACGCCCGTGAACTCGGGTTTGAGGACCCCCTGGCGGGGCACCGCGTCGGCGTAGATAAGCTCGAGGAGGTGATGGACTGGCTCGAGGAGCTGCAGATCAAGATCACGACCCTCTTTGCCCTCTCCACCGAAAATCTCACCCGTTCCCCAGCAGAATTGAACGGGATCATCGGGATCATCGAGGACAAGATGCGTTCAGTGGCCGTCGACCCCAAGATCCACCGCAAAGGGGTCCGGGTCCGGGCAGTAGGGCAGATGGAGCTGCTCCCTGCCTCACTGCAGGAAGCCATTGCCCTGGCCGAAGAGGCCACGCGGCACCACGACAACTTTTACCTCAACATCGCGGTGGGCTACGGGGGGAGGCAAGAGATTACGGACGCCGTGGGGCTGCTCTTGCGCGAGCGGGCCCGGCGCGGGGAGTCACTGGCCAAGGCCGCTGAGGAGATCACCCCGGAGGAGATTGGCAAGTACCTGTACACCTACGACATGCCCGACCCAGATTTGATCATACGCCCCAGCGGCGAGGTACGCCTCTCGGGTTTCCTCCTCTGGCAGAGCGCGTATAGCGAGTTCTATTTCTGCGACGCCTACTGGCCTGCGTTCCGCAAGATCGATTTGCTGCGGGCCATCCGGAGTTACCAGCAGCGGAAGCGTCGGTTCGGCACGTAG